Proteins encoded by one window of Gordonia jinghuaiqii:
- a CDS encoding transposase, translated as MRWVPGPSTPARITHRPAARSSGSGTLKRWLNTQPAPATVGDLNEMLDRFRGYYNHSRPHRALRGATPAEAFHATEHARPVDRPLPAPVFTTRQQVNPKQGKITVGPYFVQVGNRWGGHTLDAICDDNHIVIFSGTTIVREFDADPTRRYQGQRRTPGTHGKRQPLPAA; from the coding sequence GTGCGCTGGGTACCCGGACCATCAACTCCCGCCCGTATCACCCACAGACCTGCGGCAAGATCGAGCGGTTCTGGCACACTCAAACGCTGGCTGAACACCCAACCGGCACCGGCGACCGTCGGCGACCTCAACGAGATGCTCGACCGATTCCGCGGCTATTACAACCACAGTCGACCCCATCGTGCGCTACGTGGTGCGACTCCGGCCGAGGCGTTCCATGCCACCGAACACGCCCGGCCGGTCGACCGGCCGTTACCAGCACCAGTGTTCACCACCCGCCAACAGGTCAACCCCAAGCAAGGCAAAATCACTGTGGGCCCCTACTTCGTCCAGGTCGGCAACCGGTGGGGTGGACACACCCTCGACGCCATCTGCGACGACAACCACATCGTCATCTTCAGCGGCACCACCATTGTGCGTGAGTTCGACGCCGACCCCACTCGCCGCTACCAAGGCCAGCGTCGAACCCCCGGCACCCATGGCAAACGACAACCACTTCCGGCAGCATGA